One genomic region from Tripterygium wilfordii isolate XIE 37 chromosome 20, ASM1340144v1, whole genome shotgun sequence encodes:
- the LOC119987564 gene encoding 1-aminocyclopropane-1-carboxylate synthase-like — protein sequence MVFKLSSQENLLSKIATGNGHGEDSPYFDGWKAYDSDPFHPEQNPHGVIQMGLAENQLCFDLIEDWLLDNQKASICTNEGVNEFKDIANFQDYHGLPEFRNAVAKFMAKVRGNRVTFNPDNIVMSGGATGAHETLAFCLADPGDAFLVPTPYYPGFDRDLRWRTGIQLLPVVCESSNNFKITREAMEAAYERAQEANIKVKGLLINNPSNPLGTVLDRETLRSIASFINEKNIHLVCDEIYAATVFNQPNFISVSEIIEEDIDVQCNTDLVHIVYSLSKDMGFPGFRVGIIYSYNDAVVSCARKMSSFGLVSTQTQYLIAAMLSDDEFVGRFVAESRKRLAKRHRVFTWGLSRAGIKYLKRSNAGLFLWMDLRQLLKDKTFEAEMVLWRVIIEEVKLNVSPGSSFHCSEPGWFRVCFANMDDETMQVALSRIEEFMLLRNVGSMVPVKRMLRQQSLNIGGLSRRFDERIMSPCLRSPHSPMPPSPLIRATN from the exons ATGGTGTTCAAGTTGAGCAGTCAAGAGAACTTGTTGTCTAAGATTGCAACTGGGAATGGACACGGCGAGGACTCGCCGTATTTTGATGGCTGGAAAGCCTACGATAGCGATCCATTTCATCCGGAACAGAATCCTCATGGAGTCATCCAGATGGGACTTGCAGAGAATCAG ctTTGCTTTGATTTGATTGAAGATTGGCTTTTAGACAACCAAAAAGCCTCCATTTGCACAAATGAAGGAGTGAATGAATTCAAGGACATAGCAAATTTTCAGGACTACCATGGCTTGCCAGAGTTTAGAAAT GCTGTCGCAAAGTTTATGGCCAAAGTGAGAGGAAATAGAGTTACATTCAATCCTGACAACATTGTCATGAGCGGCGGAGCGACCGGAGCGCACGAGACTCTGGCCTTCTGTTTAGCTGATCCTGGTGATGCATTTTTGGTTCCCACACCTTACTATCCAGG ATTCGATCGCGACTTGAGATGGAGAACTGGAATCCAACTTCTTCCGGTTGTTTGTGAGAGCTCTAATAATTTCAAGATTACAAGGGAAGCCATGGAAGCTGCATATGAAAGAGCACAAGAAGCTAACATCAAAGTGAAGGGATTGCTCATAAACAATCCATCAAATCCATTAGGTACTGTGTTAGATAGAGAGACACTAAGAAGTATAGCGAGCTTCATCAATGAAAAGAACATCCATTTAGTCTGTGACGAGATCTACGCTGCCACAGTTTTTAATCAACCTAATTTCATCTCCGTTTCGGAGATTATAGAGGAAGACATTGATGTTCAATGCAACACAGATCTTGTCCACATTGTTTACAGTCTGTCAAAGGACATGGGCTTCCCTGGCTTCAGAGTTGGCATAATATATTCATACAACGATGCAGTCGTAAGTTGTGCACGCAAAATGTCCAGTTTCGGACTTGTTTCCACGCAAACTCAATATCTGATTGCAGCAATGCTATCCGACGATGAGTTTGTCGGGAGGTTTGTTGCTGAGAGTAGAAAGAGATTAGCTAAAAGGCATAGAGTCTTCACTTGGGGATTATCTCGAGCAGGCATTAAGTACTTGAAGAGAAGCAATGCAGGCCTATTTTTATGGATGGATTTACGGCAACTACTCAAAGATAAGACCTTCGAGGCAGAAATGGTGCTATGGCGGGTGATAATCGAAGAAGTTAAGCTCAATGTCTCTCCTGGTTCTTCTTTTCATTGCTCTGAACCAGGTTGGTTCAGGGTTTGTTTTGCAAACATGGATGATGAGACTATGCAAGTTGCGCTATCAAGGATTGAGGAGTTCATGCTTCTTCGAAATGTGGGCTCGATGGTGCCGGTGAAGAGAATGCTTAGGCAACAAAGCCTTAACATCGGCGGCTTATCTAGGAGATTTGACGAACGTATTATGTCACCATGCCTGAGGTCCCCTCAC
- the LOC119986503 gene encoding 2-C-methyl-D-erythritol 2,4-cyclodiphosphate synthase, chloroplastic produces the protein MAMATATHSYGYSQIQPKASQFRVLARQQLHTLTTKHSKFFVSLRATKIASSTATAIEVEGIPSSKSKSLPFRVGHGFDLHRLEPGYPLIIGGINIPHDRGCEAHSDGDVLLHCVVDAILGALSLPDIGQIFPDSDPKWKGAPSSVFVQEAVRLMHDAGYEIGNLDATLILQRPKLSPHKEAIRANLSELIGADLSVINLKAKTHEKVDSLGENRSIAAHTVVLLMKK, from the exons ATGGCGATGGCGACGGCTACTCATTCCTACGGCTATTCCCAAATTCAGCCCAAAGCAAGCCAATTCCGAGTCTTAGCTCGCCAACAGCTTCATACGTTAACAACCAAACACTCGAAATTCTTCGTATCACTCCGAGCTACAAAAATCGCTTCTTCTACTGCCACTGCCATAGAAGTCGAGGGAATTCCGTCCTCCAAGTCCAAATCTTTGCCTTTTCGAGTGGGCCACGGCTTCGATCTTCATCGGCTCGAGCCTGGGTATCCTCTGATCATCGGTGGTATCAACATCCCTCACGATCGCGGATGCGAGGCGCACTCTGATG GGGATGTGTTGCTTCACTGCGTTGTTGATGCGATTCTGGGTGCCTTGAGTCTTCCGGATATCGGTCAGATATTCCCAGATTCGGATCCTAAGTGGAAAGGAGCACCATCTTCTGTTTTCGTCCAAGAAGCT GTGAGGCTCATGCATGACGCTGGCTATGAGATAGGGAACTTGGATGccacattgattcttcaaaGACCAAAATTGAGCCCTCACAAGGAGGCTATTAGGGCCAACTTGTCTGAGTTGATTGGAGCAGACCTCTCTGTAATAAATCTGAAAGCCAAAACTCACGAGAAAGTTGATAGCCTCGGCGAGAATCGGAGTATTGCTGCTCACACTGTTGTTCTTCTTATGAAGAAGTGa
- the LOC119986502 gene encoding E4 SUMO-protein ligase PIAL2-like codes for MSSSMMNSFRVAAVTDRLLSHLQSGRESNAKEIFNLCLSLARGIDFALANNEIPDKAEELPRLLKQICQRKHDLFLQAAVMVLMISVKNACKIGWFLEMESQELLTLANEIGSHFCSTGDVQIGPSDFPSTMSMIMGRFYPLMKMGQILASLEVKPGYGAYVVDFHISKTIRHSPQEKIRLLVVQTDYTETSACIISPQQVNFLLNGKGVERRSGALVDHGPQIPTNVTGMLKYGTNLLQAVGQFNGHCIIVIAFMGFSSLPQAPLLEDYVSSGAPTIDLENDIIEGPSRISLKCPISFGRIAIPVKGCRCKHLQCFDFSNYVDINSRRPSWRCPHCNQHVCYTELRIDQNMAKVLREVREDVTEIIISADGSWKAVLERDDNEDVAHDTELHHSNKKTECQESTRDSTPGCIILDLTNEDDKMDAAGSYENEDRKTVQADLQNPSAVANFMTQSDSDLNNINVSSQNTAQIEDDFWSDLFLSSASVASHVRSDAQIRNSTSESTAADFPMPPVLTDAISPACNRGAEEHGNIILTTSAMQSQFSGPTNLQNEYGRSASAPRNITRTPVAVQALPALSQTQAPEQRARSIYTTPSLASQTSLPVARSVNNYSMGSDVASSSVQHHTAAQNLSLQDRQSVQQATGIQASTPFPGAYKYLTDFQNPHLQQALNLRMPQGRNQSPSLVQSSFPQTQTQQGAIQVRVGQSGGAGYSQPVRFASAIPQAAQMATQSPSVPAQIQMVRPVSSYPMNPDEARASIVDQRGSLGGRMHPVSRADDLVDLPSEQNWRPVSRMRGSLSGRAYSAALSQFMNLPPQPAQVSQASTNLTSPTSSVPPHLQAFFANRSVPPHLQSQNIPRAGAAGTSGLSNVLPGNSMGMN; via the exons ATGTCGTCCTCGATGATGAACTCGTTCAGAGTTGCTGCCGTGACTGATCGGTTGCTCTCGCACCTGCAGTCTGGCCGTGAGAGCAATGCTAAGGAGATTTTCAATCTCTGCCTCTCCCTAGCCAG AGGTATTGATTTTGCACTTGCAAACAACGAGATACCAGATAAAGCTGAAGAGTTGCCGCGCTTATTGAAACAG ATATGCCAACGTAAACATGATCTGTTCTTACAAGCTGCTGTCATGGTGTTGATGATTTCTGTTAAG AATGCATGTAAGATTGGATGGTTTTTAGAGATGGAATCTCAAGAACTTCTTACTCTTGCAAACGAG ATAGGAAGCCATTTCTGCAGTACAGGAGACGTTCAAATTGGACCAAGCGATTTTCCTTCCACGATGTCAATGATTATGGGCAG GTTCTATCCACTAATGAAGATGGGTCAAATATTGGCTTCTCTCGAAGTTAAG CCTGGATATGGAGCATATGTGGTTGATTTCCATATATCAAAGACTATAAGACATTCTCCACAGGAGAAAATA CGTTTACTTGTAGTGCAAACAGACTATACAGAGACATCTGCTTGTATCATAAGTCCTCAACAAGTGAA CTTTCTTTTAAATGGAAAGGGAGTAGAAAGAAGAAGTGGTGCTTTAGTG GACCATGGTCCACAAATTCCAACAAATGTTACTGGAATGCTCAAGTATGGAACGAACCTTCTTCAAGCTGTGGGCCAGTTCAATG GTCATTGTATCATAGTTATTGCCTTCATGGGCTTCTCATCATTACCTCAAGCTCCTCTGCTAGAAGATTATGTTTCGTCTGGAGCTCCTACGATTGATTTAG AAAATGACATCATTGAGGGGCCATCACGAATATCCCTCAAGTGTCCTATAAG CTTCGGGCGCATTGCAATTCCTGTTAAAGGCTGCAGATGCAAGCATCTTCAG TGTTTTGATTTTAGTAACTATGTCGATATAAATTCAAGAAGGCCATCCTGGCGGTGCCCACATTGTAATCAACATGTATGCTACACAGAATTACGTATTGATCAAAATATGGCCAAG GTCCTGAGAGAGGTGAGAGAGGATGTTACTGAGATAATTATTTCTGCTGATGGGTCTTGGAAGGCTGTTCTTGAAAGGGATGATAATGAAGATGTGGCACATGATACGGAACTTCatcattcaaacaaaaaaacagaGTGTCAAGAATCTACTAGAGACTCTACTCCTGGTTGTATCATCCTGGATCTTACTAACGAGGATGATAAGATGGACGCTGCAGGCTCTTATGAAAATGAAGACAGGAAAACTGTCCAGGCTGATCTTCAAAATCCATCAGCCGTTGCAAATTTTATGACACAGTCAGACTCAGATTTAAACAATATTAATGTTTCTAGCCAAAATACTGCTCAGATAGAGGATGACTTTTGGTCTGACCTTTTCCTTAGTAGTGCATCTGTCGCCTCCCATGTTAGGTCAGATGCACAAATCAGAAATAGTACCTCCGAGTCCACTGCTGCGGACTTTCCGATGCCTCCTGTCTTAACTGATGCCATTTCACCTGCTTGCAATCGAGGAGCTGAGGAACATGGAAATATTATTCTGACAACCTCGGCCATGCAAAGTCAATTTTCAGGTCCCACTAACTTGCAAAATGAATATGGGCGATCAGCTTCTGCTCCCAGAAATATTACAAGGACTCCAGTCGCCGTTCAGGCCCTGCCAGCACTATCCCAGACTCAAGCTCCAGAACAAAGAGCAAGAAGTATCTATACCACGCCATCTCTTGCTTCTCAAACATCCCTACCAGTGGCACGTAGTGTAAATAATTACAGCATGGGATCAGATGTAGCTTCGTCTTCGGTCCAGCATCATACCGCAGCACAG AATTTGAGTCTTCAAGATCGTCAATCAGTGCAACAAGCTACTGGCATCCAAGCTTCAACTCCATTCCCTGGTGCTTACAAATACTTGACTGACTTCCAGAATCCTCATCTTCAGCAAGCTCTGAACCTGAGAATGCCCCAGGGCAGGAACCAATCTCCATCCTTGGTCCAGTCATCTTTTCCACAAACTCAGACACAGCAGGGGGCTATACAAGTTAGAGTTGGCCAATCAGGTGGAGCTGGATATAGCCAACCTGTCAGGTTTGCATCTGCAATTCCGCAAGCTGCTCAGATGGCTACACAGTCACCATCAGTACCTGCACAAATTCAGATGGTTAGACCAGTGTCTTCATACCCAATGAATCCTGATGAGGCTAGGGCATCAATAGTAGACCAGAGGGGGAGCCTTGGAGGAAGGATGCACCCTGTTTCAAGAGCTGATGATTTGGTAGATTTGCCATCAGAACAGAATTGGCGGCCGGTGAGTCGAATGCGTGGAAGCCTCTCAGGACGGGCATATTCTGCTGCTCTTAGCCAGTTCATGAATCTGCCACCCCAACCAGCTCAAGTTTCACAAGCATCAACAAATCTTACATCGCCAACATCTAGTGTTCCCCCCCACCTTCAGGCATTTTTTGCAAATAGGAGTGTTCCACCCCACCTTCAAAGTCAAAACATTCCAAGGGCTGGTGCTGCTGGTACAAGTGGACTTTCTAATGTTCTGCCTGGAAATTCAATGGGGATGAATTGA